caacttcaaaaactaatccgcccttaagcttgaaaaaccacgccgatcggcgtcaacccgatcaaaatcggttgattcgttcgagagatagcgtgaacgaaagaaaaccgaaaaaaaccgaaaaaagtgtttttttcacataacttcgtcatttcttctcggatcacttttgatgacatagcataatttatagagcttaaaaaaccgcgtcgattgccgccaaaaacgtagaaatcggttaattagttcaaaagatatcgtcaataaaagatttgaaaacaagtgtttttaacttcccgctaagaaaattgaaaattttcaataatcgggaagttattggttttaccccgtttttcgaaaatcgagttctcatcagatcttgacgttttaaggtcctaggaagcttccctgattgttttcgcgatgatatccgtatgtctgtatgtgtgtgtgtgtgtatagcTTTTAGCGTTTAAgaacaaaatgagcgggaagttgcagggatggcctttagggtcaaccgtcatcctaattttttaattttttttttggtgattttaatttctttatcattattaataaattgttttttattaatttctcttcaaaataaaagtaaccttaaaatattcaaactcTATTACACTCGgctcaaatataaataaaaatatacagaaagAGATTACAATGTTGCCAGATCGGAAAAACGACGCAATGGGTATATTTTTGGACTTCTGCGCACGTTCGCGCCACTGAAAATGTACAGTGGATCGCAACTTTTTGTTGTTGCATTTATAGTATGGTTTATATGGGGAGACCGTTTTTAAAGTTGAGCACAACTGCTACTTGGGAACGTCCTTAaagttttgcaaaaatatacGATCTCTAATGAGTGTTCTTGTTCAATAACTTCGGAAATGgaggatttttaaaaaatcggccAACTTGACCCcataaataaaactttcaatagATAGAACAATGTTTCATACATattctatcaaaatttgataacgaTTTACcacataatttaattaattttttaatatcaaaaattggttTCTATCTTTGTTGTTTGTCGGAGACATTACTTCCCCATTTTTATCAGGGGAAAAATGGCGACTTCTCGGTGCGcgacaaatttgaaattgaaatataatcataaagtttttctgcattaaaataaattgttattaaacatACGTTAAAAGTTCACGTAAATTATAGCAGATTTAACATATTGAAGTGATATttgcaaatttaaacaataaataaacacTGTGAGCAACTATTTTAAATACCGACCTTACATAACCTATAACAGTTGCTATTGTTTTGTGACAGCCCAGTACTTGTCAGTTGATATTTTAAgagttatattattataattatttaaccataattatgaattgaatttattcaattgaattctgattagaaataattttatattttatgctaCTTTTTGGAGTGATCACTTgcaaaaaaggaaaaaaaaaatatctattaatttgATCTCGGATTGCGACGATCAAACTACCTTAATACCTCTAAGAATAAgtgtataaattttcatgataaTCGGTTGAGTAGTTTTGGCGTGAAAACTTAACAAACAAACTTTTACAttcacatttataatattagggTAAATACCCCAATAGatggaaaaatattattttcagaaGCAATTAcattagttttaagaacaaaattcttaagttgttattttttttgtctacaaGTAGTTCTGAGAgcgaaaagtaatttttttttaactttttatttaaaataatagtttaaaaaaattatttaaattggacGTCTCGAGGTTTTGCTCCGAGAGCGCCACCACTAGTAAGCATGTGACAGATAGCTGGTGGAcgttatttgttattattattaaaaataataaaaaaaagtaagattTGTACATTTGATTACGCTTATATTTAACTAACAAAGCtagaaatataatattttaatgataaaatcgaaaaaaaataatagaatttagtGTCTATCTATTGGTGACACTTTTCTGACCTCTATCCAATAGATGGACATTGAGTTTATATGatgaattttcttatttttttttattttattggtgGATCAATGTGAGAATAAGAGTAAAGATTATAATAAAGACatgtactaaaaataaaagtattattatgattattgaagaaattgaagagaaaaaagaaaatctatatatataaaagagaAAGTGTGTGGGTATGTTCCATATAGGCTCCgtaacggctggaccgatttcaaTGAAACTTTCAGGGAATCTCCAGATTGACCTGGCGAGTAATCATGTTAAGTTTGGCGGTGAttggagtattttttttttggaattgtcaatgacattttttttattgctaattttttattactgatATTCTATATTCTATTGTTTTCATAAACCAATTTAAGATTTAAGATAACACATGTGTCGTGCATTTTTATGTCATTAGTATATTGAAGTAcattttggaaatttaatttttttttattacttacatAAGAATTGGTGGCATAATTTCGAGCGTAACTGGTGTAAGATCATATGGGAAAGTGAACATATTATGTTCACTGTTGAgcgtaataatattaattatgtaatGATGTTGGGGATTATTCGGCACTTTATATTCTCAAACTTAATAAACATCAggtaaattattagttaattcaCATCATTATAGAAATGTAACGAATCGATTTCAGATTGTTCATATTTTCAATGCGCAAGCTCGACAACGAacttttattatgaatattcAAGCGAGCCCTATTTGTTTTCGCGTTCATCGTAGAGATGATATTGTGTTAACTGATATGTTTATGGGTGTAGGTGATGATCTTCACCTGGCAGAAAAACGAATAGAAGAAAATTAggacgacggttgaccctaaaggccatccctacaaCTTCCCCCTCATTTTgaacttaagcgctcaaaattacacattacgtttttgagctcgtcgagctcaaaaatatgatttttgtgtcatttttagctctccgagctcaaaactctaatagcagtttaataaaacagaattttttgaattttcaaaccacaataacttttaaatgtatgaaccgattttcacgcggtttcacgaccgattttgacgagactggcggcaatcgacgtggtctttcgatgttaagagctgatgagtttttggaatcgatcgataaagccgtttaaaagtaaatctaaaaaaaccacatttaaaaaaaaattttttttgtagtttttttgagatttctcaaaatctaccggctCGAATCAGCCCAAAGTGTActgaaaatctaagtttggttaagccctttcgaatggcgccaaccgcgatgaaatcggtctagccgttcaaaagttataaaagggttacatacatacatacatacacacacacacacacacacacacacacacacacatatcaTGGCGAAAatattcagggaagcttcctaggacctcaaaacgtcgagatctgatgaaaactcgattttcgaaaaacggggtaaaaccaataactttctgatttttgaaaatcttcgattttcttagcgggaagttaaaaatgaaatcgaggacaaatgataattattattgttccggtttcattattttattgattgatgtcttttgttaataatttaattcctgTATGCTTAAATAAAGCCCGGCGAAGCGGGCTGGGTACGCTAGTGCTaaataaaagagaaaattGAGAGAAGGAAATTTAAAAGCAAAAGCAAACAgacctattaaaaaaaaagaagaagacaacataaaatgtttttaacttTGCATGAAAAAAGCATCACgtgttcaaaaataataaaattactttatgttgtattttgaaaattactatTCGATTCATCACcttttctctttaattttatcaagctttattttttagtggaaaaaattaataaattaattatttctgatataaatgaaaaattgaaaatattgctTGTAAGTAGTGTCCATCTATTGGTATTGACTGTCCATCTACGGCGGGGTTTTGGACTTTTTCTtacgtttttcttttttactaattactaCAACGTTTTACGaagttttacttattttttcctggttaattatatatttttacataaatataatttaatttatcacaacTTATCTGTATATtactatattgtttttttaatagaacacGAGAGTTTCCTTAACCGTCCATCTATTGGGGCATTTACCCTAGTAGGGAAGTAGggatatgcaaaaaaaattatttttgttaagacAACAGATTAATTTAGTGTCTTGGTTGGTTCTTGAAAACTGGTTGGTTCTTGGAACTTGACTATGTTTGTTAAGTGAACTAATGGATTTGCTATAAGTATCCTCATTTGTTACTACAACATATTTTCCATTAACCCcctcttttgttattttaagaaaatttttcttttgcgTTTATTcttgaagatataaaaatgaagcTAAATTAAACTCACCTGTTGAAGAAGATGTCTTAGCTGTAAATTATTGGCCATCACTGGTCGCATCATCCTTTGGGAATTGGGCTGCTGTCCTGCCATTCCAGCATTAGGATTGATGCCTCTCTGTGCTTGCTGAGCCTAAACAAAGTCATTAGTTATTGTTTATCAAGAAaagcaattaataattaatttttttcaatctttaAGCTCTGACTGACCTCAATCTGCTGTTTGTACTGCATCTCTTGCTGCTGCGCCACCTCTAGGTTCTGCTGAATCTGTAAAAtagtttcaatattttatattctgaaaatttttatgattaatataattttttttcttttgaattaattaataatgtctttttaataattattataattttttattctttgtaaaattttgtttcttcatttatcaatttatttaaccgACAAATCTAACCTATCCGTTTCTTTATTTCTTCACAAGACACCAAAAAcccagaaatatttttttgactatcCGTAAGATGGAGTTGCGCACCGGATATAACACTACGTCACTCTCCcgcgaaaatttaaattcaaaaaataatttccaatttaaaaattacctagacaaataaattaaatattttttctttattttcttaataacttttactaaactttaataaaaaatatataacttgtttattctttcaattttatattaatttttggttaaaaaaattgatccaAGTTTTCTATTCAAAACTTAAcctaacaaaataaatattctcaagTAATGCAAcagatattttcttttaaatgcaaaataatctaaaataaatgaaaaaatctgATTAATGTCGGCTTTAAAAAACAACACATAACTTGTCCGAGTTTGGTAAATTATTGTTGCTAAATAGTATTTATCTGTCCGcggtttttaatatttattatttttctcaaataattttttattcctcataaaattttttcttcaattcatTCAACCGCCAAATCTAACCTACATTATATCAgccgtttttttattttatgacacCAAAAActagaaatatttctttgacTATCCGTAAGATGGCGTTGCGCGCCGGATATAATACTACGTCACTCTCCCgcgaaaattcaaattcaaaaacaaaCTTTCAACTTAAACGACTAAATTCAattctttttcttcattttttaaccaaaTACTTACACTAACTTCCAACTGAGACTTATACTGAGCCTCCTGCTGCTGAGCCGCCTCAAGAGTCTGCTTAAGTTGATGAATCTTCATTAAATTCTGCTGCCTGGCCACTTCAACATGTGTGTGTTCATATATTCTCTGATGCCCTCCAGCCATATTATTCCCAGCATTATCAACCTGCTGAGGCATGCCTCCTTGAATATTCATCTGTCCTTGGTTCTGCTGCTGATTACTGATCCCCTGCTGCTGCGGAGCGACCTGAGTAATTTGCCCGCCGCCCATGGTCATAGTATTAGTCTGGCTCATCATGATTCCACCCTGACTGACAATCCCACCAGCAGAGGACATCTGGGCAGGAATGTTGCTAGCGGGAGACTGACCACTGGCGCCACCAGCAGGAAATAGCTGGTTCCTGGAAGCGGCCTGACTGGACTTCTGCTGCTGGATGACCTTCCTAAGCCTGTCAACAAAGGCGCCTTGATCGTTGGGGATGAACCCCAGGTACGCTCGTCTCTCAGCAGTGTACAGAAGAATCAGAACCTTGATGTCACAAGCCGGCATAGATGGTGCTGAGGTAAAATGGACGCAACCTGCGAACCCAGTGCTCATGACCTTGGTCAGCGAGTCCAAAGCATCGCAAGGCGTCGGGTGGAACAGGACACTCTTGGAGTTCTTGAGATAAGCGCCACCTATGCTGCCAATCAGGTGCTTAGGCATCAGCTGCATGATCAGCTTGTGCGGCCAGGAATCAGCCTTAAGTTCAATCTCTCCATCTTTGGCGTTAGCAGATACCTAGTAAGAACCAATATGTCAATGTTCCATttagaataataattcttaaaaattatttacaaattttcaattgttccAAGTATCTATTACTGTTTCTAGAACTTAATATTGTTCTTGGAACCCTATTCAGTCTTAGAACCTGATACTGTTCTTGGAACAATATATTGTTCCAAGAACCTATCACGGTTCCTAGAACTTAATATTGTTCTTGGAACCCTATTCATTCTTGAAACCTGATACTGTTCTAAGAACCTATTACTGTTCCTAAAACTTAATGTTGTTCTTGGAACCTGGTACTGTTCTTGGAataatatattgtttttttataaattgaacaatttattgttaattgtaTATTGTTATTTGGAACAATATATTGTTCTAAGAACCTATCACTGTTCCTAGAACTTAATATTGTTCTTGGAACCCTATTCGTTCTTAGAACCTGATACTGTTCTTGGAACAATATATTGTTCTTAGAAcctttaaaaactattttaactccaaaaattccatacaaaaaaattttgtagtttaaatttaatatatttctcACCTGGCACGGAACTTGTCGTGTCTGTTTCAGGGTATCGGTAGGATTCTTGGCCTTCTCAAGCCACTCAAGAACCCCCTGCCAAATTGGAGGTCTCTCGCGTTGCGGAACCGGATTAGCGGGCTGTTGTTGCGCGGGAGCAGACTGCGCAGGTGCCTGAGCAGTTCCAGCGGTTCCTTGGGGATTAACAGCCGTCATAGGCATGTTCTGCATGGTCTGCTGCTGCAtctgttgctgttgctgctggaGCTGAATGTTCCGGagttgttgctgttgctgcgGGGTAAGTTGGGCCTGTTGGGTCTGGGGAGCTTGAGGCGCAGGCGGGGTTCCTTGGAACGGAACATTGATACCGGTCAAGGCCGTAGGCGGCTGCGTTAGCTGAGCAATCAAGGCACTGCCCTGGGTGTTGGATTGCACTGTGGCGCCAGGAGCGATGAAAGGAGTCCGCCATCTTCCTTGAGGAGCTCGCACTGGGTGATACGAAGGTGGCGCTGTGATCTGCGGGTTGAAAACGGGACGCCCGGGGTTCATTGGAACTGGCATAGAGGGAGTTCCGATGATTGGTGCAGTGTTCCGGAAGGCGGGGTTTTGCGGAGCTGGAGGGGGGATTGCCGAGTTCTGATTGGTGTTTGGGCTGTCGTGTGTCTGGACCGGGCTGGAGGGAATCTGGACCGGGTTCGGCGCTGCGTGGACCGGTGCTACGTTTGTTGGAGTCACTGGACGCTCTTTCAGATTGTAGTTGTGCAGCAGAACCAAGTTTCGCGGGTCCTTTGCGTAGTTTTTCGTTTGGGAACTCTGGAGGTCGCCACCTGCTAGTTCAAAGATCTTGAAGAACTCCGGGATTTTTCGCGGGGATACTATTGAGAGGTTGATGTTCCGCTTTTGGAACACTGGTGGGAGGGTCTCgatcgactgaccgaggaACTTGTAGCACTCTTGCACGGATATTTGGTATGGTGGCGAATTGCAGACCAGGATGCAATGCTTTTGGGAAGCTGTGCTGGGTTCGCGTTCCACTTGGAGGTCTTCGAAGCAAATCAAAGCTGTAGCGAGACCTTCGGCTATGTTCGCGTGGGACTCACCGCGGCCGCCGACCATTCTGGAAGAGTAATGTGGAGTTAGTGATCATAGATGGCGTTAGATTAGTACTAATccttattactttttattttcaaggaCTTGTAACTTTTAATCGGTTAGTCGAATTAAGGAGGTTCACGCGgagtagtcaaatttttaaaacttcctgaaaatttgtaaattcaatttacgtagcctaataattaataaaaaaattaaaaacagtaggtttccgggatatttaattaaataattaggtttgaaaattgtattttttacatttaagtAAATGGAGATTCTaccagccgtgtatttggttaaggggttaggggtagtcagaattttcaaaaaatcgtttttttaacttcccgctaagaaaattgaaaattttcaaaaatcgggaagttattggctTTACaccgttttgcgaaaatcgagttttcatcagatctcgacgttttaaggtcacaggaagcttccctgactatttccgcgatggtgtccgtgcggctgtgtgtgtgtgtgtgtgttttttttttttttccttaggggggggggaatcctttttacggattctaggcatagctgtttggcctggatatgtggcgactcgacgcagcgtcatactaaactcgacgctgacgcccctacccactaaaccctaaacccctttctcttctatcctctgatccccatggtaccgccgtaaggcatttcttcgcggggggaggaat
The sequence above is drawn from the Cotesia glomerata isolate CgM1 linkage group LG4, MPM_Cglom_v2.3, whole genome shotgun sequence genome and encodes:
- the LOC123264177 gene encoding mediator of RNA polymerase II transcription subunit 25-like isoform X1; the protein is MVVNTTEHGMQADVVFVIEGTAANGAYFNDLKTNYLIPTLEYFNQGSIEDREYVTENSTTRYGIVIYHAADCLPRPCTDTFGPYSNPHKLLLKMESLEMVGGRGESHANIAEGLATALICFEDLQVEREPSTASQKHCILVCNSPPYQISVQECYKFLGQSIETLPPVFQKRNINLSIVSPRKIPEFFKIFELAGGDLQSSQTKNYAKDPRNLVLLHNYNLKERPVTPTNVAPVHAAPNPVQIPSSPVQTHDSPNTNQNSAIPPPAPQNPAFRNTAPIIGTPSMPVPMNPGRPVFNPQITAPPSYHPVRAPQGRWRTPFIAPGATVQSNTQGSALIAQLTQPPTALTGINVPFQGTPPAPQAPQTQQAQLTPQQQQQLRNIQLQQQQQQMQQQTMQNMPMTAVNPQGTAGTAQAPAQSAPAQQQPANPVPQRERPPIWQGVLEWLEKAKNPTDTLKQTRQVPCQVSANAKDGEIELKADSWPHKLIMQLMPKHLIGSIGGAYLKNSKSVLFHPTPCDALDSLTKVMSTGFAGCVHFTSAPSMPACDIKVLILLYTAERRAYLGFIPNDQGAFVDRLRKVIQQQKSSQAASRNQLFPAGGASGQSPASNIPAQMSSAGGIVSQGGIMMSQTNTMTMGGGQITQVAPQQQGISNQQQNQGQMNIQGGMPQQVDNAGNNMAGGHQRIYEHTHVEVARQQNLMKIHQLKQTLEAAQQQEAQYKSQLEVSIQQNLEVAQQQEMQYKQQIEAQQAQRGINPNAGMAGQQPNSQRMMRPVMANNLQLRHLLQQQHNPQQYRQQVLGMQQQMVGPRGQMNVRPINNNNNQQNQQFDDVSSYDFLG
- the LOC123264177 gene encoding mediator of RNA polymerase II transcription subunit 25-like isoform X2, which encodes MVVNTTEHGMQADVVFVIEGTAANGAYFNDLKTNYLIPTLEYFNQGSIEDREYVTENSTTRYGIVIYHAADCLPRPCTDTFGPYSNPHKLLLKMESLEMVGGRGESHANIAEGLATALICFEDLQVEREPSTASQKHCILVCNSPPYQISVQECYKFLGQSIETLPPVFQKRNINLSIVSPRKIPEFFKIFELAGGDLQSSQTKNYAKDPRNLVLLHNYNLKERPVTPTNVAPVHAAPNPVQIPSSPVQTHDSPNTNQNSAIPPPAPQNPAFRNTAPIIGTPSMPVPMNPGRPVFNPQITAPPSYHPVRAPQGRWRTPFIAPGATVQSNTQGSALIAQLTQPPTALTGINVPFQGTPPAPQAPQTQQAQLTPQQQQQLRNIQLQQQQQQMQQQTMQNMPMTAVNPQGTAGTAQAPAQSAPAQQQPANPVPQRERPPIWQGVLEWLEKAKNPTDTLKQTRQVPCQVTANAKDGEIELKADSWPHKLIMQLMPKHLIGSIGGAYLKNSKSVLFHPTPCDALDSLTKVMSTGFAGCVHFTSAPSMPACDIKVLILLYTAERRAYLGFIPNDQGAFVDRLRKVIQQQKSSQAASRNQLFPAGGASGQSPASNIPAQMSSAGGIVSQGGIMMSQTNTMTMGGGQITQVAPQQQGISNQQQNQGQMNIQGGMPQQVDNAGNNMAGGHQRIYEHTHVEVARQQNLMKIHQLKQTLEAAQQQEAQYKSQLEVSIQQNLEVAQQQEMQYKQQIEAQQAQRGINPNAGMAGQQPNSQRMMRPVMANNLQLRHLLQQQHNPQQYRQQVLGMQQQMVGPRGQMNVRPINNNNNQQNQQFDDVSSYDFLG